AaacagccatctctgggattcgaacccggttcacctcattggaaagcgaacgctctatcccttgagccatcatggctctaTCACTTTCTCTTgcataatttagaacttttatcaaaaattttaaaaattttaaaataattatagattttgaataattaaaaataatgagaaatgaGGTATGTTTGCTGCAAAATACACATTCCTAGATATTAAATGCTTATTCTTGACGATTCAGTTATCCttgatttcgtatttttttactatcttttCGTCATGAAGTTACgtgattatgaataaattagacATAGTTGGAAGTGGGCCATACATATTATACttcatggagaaaaaaacaattctggtaaataCTTCCGATCTGTAGGGTTATgacattaacaataaaaaaaattggttaatgaAACCAATATGAACGGTatataaaccattaatttggtaattttttcgttcaaatGGTAAAGATGatgaaattctaataaaattaccttacagcatggtaatgacattctggtaaaaaataaaccataattctgggaataaaaaacaaaatataagttacttaaaccattcattcagtaatattatgaatatgaatataactataattataattatattcattaattattaatgaatataaatattaatgaatatgaaCGAAAAGAAATTCGTTTTAGCTTCTTTgtatggattttatattttaatactaatatatTTCCGTTAgtctaacaatttttttgtaactattagactgtttttatagataaaaaaaataccaaaatgtagttttgcttataattagagcatcaaaaaaaatatgtaagagaGACACAGGTGTCCCGTTTGCGTCTAAGGcctaaatgttttgttttagattcAAATAAACAACCAATTGGTCTTTTTTTCCACTCTAGCCATAAAAACTTATAGCATACAACTGCACACAACAATACAACTGCACACAACAATACAACTGCACACAACAATACAACTGCACACAACTATACAACTGCACACAACAGTACAACTGCACACAATAATACAACTGCACACAACTATAAAACTGCAAACAGCAATACAACTGCACACAACTATACAACTGTACACAACAAATGCAATGTCGTCATAgattaacaaaactttaaaaaaaaaacttttatgagggtgttttttaaacatatcaaCAACAACATAACTAATTACACTGTAGGTTTACACTTCTATGTAATATAGGAACAACAAACTTTTAAGTATACAGAGAgacaatattctaaatattttttgaaaaaaagtaaatgactattaccttttttgttgttgaaatgaaagtaaatttatagtGCCAgcgtagtaaaaaatacataaaatatttcctattattttactttattgaaaagagaaataataaattcaacttttattcGCATTTCGTAACTAAGACATGCAAGCTTCAGCTgttggttaaataaataatgtaaaccATACACGTTTGTAGAACATTTGTAAGGAAAACATACATAGAATGTTTcttaataaaaagtgaaatagcAAGTTCATTCTATATTCATCtgtattattatgtatattatacatgttttatatatttaaaagaaaacttgctTCTACGACGGgcataaaaaatacagtaaGACCTTGATTATTCGAAGTAGACACGGATCCATTTCGGATAatagaaatattcaaattataaatgtaacatagttttaaatctattttcaccagtatgtttttgaaataaaaattcaagaaagcagaaaaagttgaaaataaaacacttcAGTGGTCAAATTCTGTTATGAATACAcactcagaaataaaactctcaattTTGACGTTTTAGACATCTTAGAGAAGTACttccttaattttgaaaatcatttcgtCTTTAATTCTCTTGATTTGTGATAAAACAGGAACTCTCAAGaaaatgacgaaaatgtttcctcaacccgaaacctcatcgtagtgcattgtgTGAGATAGTTAACTAAAATGATGGAGCCAGAATAAGGACTAGACAATCAGAAATAAAGTGACAACATAAGCTGTTCGGCCGgtatggtggtcaaggagttggCCTCATACCATGAAGATCCGgggctcgaatcccagagatgccaactgctcctgatttgacataatattttaaaaaactgtaaacaactacaaacaaaacttttcagcttttcagttaattttgtcACCTAATAAATATGATGCACACGTTCAAGtaattattagaaagaaaaaaaagggaaaaaaaattttatatatataNNNNNNNNNNNNNNNNNNNNNNtctttgatatatatatatcagaagGCGTTTTCGTCAAAGACGAAGAAGGTTTTGGAATATTtgataatctattttttacagAGAGGTGTTGGTATGAAAGATATTCGGATAATCGAGATTCTATtacatataatttgtttaagaaaaatttttaatttcgttattatgatattcatttaaaaactattttaacgaGCTCTAAGTTTATTTGcttctaaattttaacacaaatctTGATGTGTAAAgctttaagtgaattgaaactTTGATAATCATAAAGTCATACTTTCTCTTAATGCATTAATCGCACCTTATGgtgaaatcttaaatttattaataaacactaATCTTCAGGCAAGACATATTAACAATGTAATCAATACATCTGCTTATCTTTAGCAGTTAAACTACatgagttaatttttaataaaaaaaatatacttaaggacttttattaattaaaaaaattcactcaaCTTGTAAGAAAACTTGTAACAAaaggattttaataaacaaagtcTAAGAATTCATCGAAGCTATTAATTTAGATCTCTTGGAGAACTTCGTGACGATGCATAAAATAAGTCTGCTTTTTAAGTTGCCATAAGGaaagttagtaatttttttttacaataatcgAATTTCATTTATACAGCAAATAgatactaaaagaaaacaaagtcaagaagtttcttcatttttttttttttgtaaatcattctttaagttaatttttattttattattattattttgttcttttataattaagaattaattaaatgcttcgatttattcttttaataacatcaaattcgtttataaaaatgtttcttaaatactTAAACCTCGCAACTAAGTAATAGTTTGCCATGTAAAATGAAacagtttaaaacaatttcaaaagtgtaaacatttgaattagaaatttcaattgttttacttatgaatttacaaattcaaaaattatcctaaactgtgataattttttctaatgaatcagaatttatatttgcaaaattttgaaacattatttacagcttttatattcttttacttattttaattatttatttatgattttaattattttcagataattcCTCTGAACCTTTTACAAcattaaatttgacaaaattttctgCGGAGCCTAAATCGTTGATGGGCAGTAAGTAAACAACCAATTACAAATACTTGATAATTGTACACAAATCATatgtagatatttttcaaagttacataaaatttatacggtaaaatttgaaacaatgcagggaataaatattgatttcaatatttatttatctcctTACACTAGCatatgcattaaataataataatgcaatgtgagtttaagtactttttttacgtaaaaaaagtaaaaatctagaacctaatttttaaactgcgatattaaatcacatattttaattacaaaagctGTAATCACATCttgatttcattttacaaattcaaaGAACTGCGTGTAACACTGTTTggtgatgaaaaatttaattaacattgttttctttattgctcaatttttagggaaatatattttgaacacCAAATATTAGATTACTAAGTAAATCAACATCAGTAAATACTCGCAAACCACAAACTAAAACTGCTAACGCAACTCATTTCAGATTGTTTTGCTCTCTTATCTCATTTgactaaaagttaaaatagcGTGCGTAcgttgattaattaaaataacaatattgatatttatgcatgtataaaaataatagtaattcgTATTCTTAAAAAGGTCGCattcttaaaattcgatttcttggGAATTATTCtactgatttcgctcaaattttgtattgcgTCACGTAAAATTACATgctgtgaaataatttttaacaaaaaattgccTGACGtaccattcatatttttttagacttttattcaataaaataataaaaaataataaatatttgctaatagttattttatttagggaatcatctttggataaacgaattttataattttgtacagAAAAGCTCTGATTCCCTTAAAATGTTCTCTAGCCATGCGAAATACGCAGAAATCATAGTTAACGTTAAAGGCTCCAAAGTTTAGATTGCTCTACTGACCAAACTATCGGGTTCATATTTCCCTGATTGTAACTGTATTGCGGTAATCAGCAATCAAAATCAGTCAgcaacaaaagtaaagtatgtTTGTTCAGAAGAAGTAAGTTTTCGTGTCGGATTTCGTAACTTGGAATATGATGtgcttaaattaattagcacagTTGAGGTAACCTCCTCCTGTGGGACTATTGGCATCATATTAGGGGGACTAAGGGGACCATActtcccagattgcggttacCCCAGATAttttttgggggtcagaaatacAAGTTCGTCGAAAAagggtatatttattcagagaaagtacgttttagggtctgattttgtaatttaaaatatagtctgcagTGACTATTAAACGTATTTGAAGTCAACCCtccgagccattaagattgatttcTAGAACTTAaaaatcctatcattagatcaaaagttattctgggtggtcAGTTTCTTTGGCGCACTGTACTACTTATATCTACATCTACTTTTCTCACCTTGACAAAAGTATGAACCATCTTTATATCTgttatttccttttgttttgaGAATATGTTGTCTACGAGACTTACTCTACTTTGATAACACACTAAGTAAGTTCATTGCTTTTCGATATCGATATCAAAAACGTTTTGTAGATTGATTCATACTTGCATCTGTTaacgtttaatttttatagatcgttttgtttatattgttaaatCTTTCCTATCATTTGTACAGTGTTCAAAAAatggatcaccctgaataatttttgatctaataatcggatctgactttcttacaaaaaaaagtatgtttattcaaagaaagtaggTTTTGTGTCTGGTTTTGTAACTTACAATATCGTctacacttattaataattatatatttgagatcAGCCCCtcaagccattaagattgatcCCCAGAGTGTGAGaatccaataattttaaatcaaaagtaatccagggaggaaaatttttttcccgcaCTGTACAATTGTGAAGAATACTGATGTAAAAAAGAAGCAAGCATATCAGCTGAGCACTTACAGATAAACAGAAAAACCTTTATAGTTCGTAGCCATGaagaagataaatttatttgtatttaaacagatttaatttattacttaattgttCCAAACGTTTCACATAATTGAAGCTTTTAGTTACGAACACtgaatgtcaaaaattaaaatttccccgttaaaatttttgctgtaTCTGCACGCCTCAGTTCcaaagataactttaaaaaaaacgtttcttttAGGTTTTTCATGAAATCCAGATGAATTTTAtattggttttaatttattcgCCTCTTAAAGAGTCTCTCTATAATGTCCTGTCGTACCAAAAGTAATTTTGCGATCATCTAAACTAAGATTATTTGGAAAGTGATTTTTCCTCTCAGTGTTACAAGCATTGCATATATTGGTTGTCCTCGATAGTATTTCAAGTATTGCATATATTGGTTGTCCTCAATAGTATTCCAAGTATTGGTTGTCCTCGATAGTATTGCAAGTATTGCATATGTTGAGTTTGTTGAAGATTCTGTTCTGGTGAGACGCGTGCGAACCGTGGTTTGTCAAAAATGGTTGACATAAAAGTTATGTTGAAGTTTATTCCTTGTTATTAGTTGGTGCTTGCAGAGTCCTTTTGTTTCCGGGTTGTCCCAATCATTTTACCACGTGTCTTTTGCTCGGTCAAGGAGGATTATTCTTATTGTTTTCTTAGTCCGAAAGTACGTTGAGATATTTAACTGGTATTTTACAGGCAAATTTTTCAAGTCTGTCCTCTTGTTAATCCctaacacaaaaatgtacttttattcagtttaattttatgtgttctGTGGTGTTTTCCTTAATGAATTTTAGAGAGAATTTATCTTGATTAGTGTTGAAAAGAACTTGGTGAATGGAAAGTTAATTAGAAAAGATGCTGAATGTTTGCTTGATCTGTTAATCTTTTATCCAATAGATCGACTGGTGGATGGCCCATAGATCGGTCTTAAAAACCAAGGcatagacattttaaaattaaatacaaatcagcaaattaaaaattaataaaaccttAAAGCACcgatttaataatttgtatattaaaaacatcaaaatttaaaaattcaataacttttaaatgaattcaaaattttgaaggaaGGAAGaaagattattcttttttatcatcagttataaaatgtttttttataactgttttctttcatcagtttttttatcatcagttatggaaaaaagtataattcttttgcatttattattgctttttcaaTTACATAATGCAATATCTATTTGTTTATTGCAGCGTACAATCCGAAAAACTGCCAatctaaactatttattttctctaaaaggaatttaatttgaaaaaaatgaataaatttatgcaaaatgagacgtctttattattttcagatatgAAAAGTCCGTAGTTGCCAAAAAATGTTCTGCTTATAATTTTCGATAAATTGCATTATGCGGCTTAAAAGAAATCTTCAACTTTGacataaaataatgcaaaaactaATGATccaattaattatgttttaacttGAGGCtgttacttaaatatttcttgccTCAATAAAATTAGCCATCTTggaaaatatccaaaatttcattttgttttgttcaataGTTAAGTAATGAGAGGGTAATGCTTGCTCATcgaaaattttctgaatcatCATTCATTTACTTGGAATGATGCTATTATGGCTTTGAAGCTACATAAAAACTAGCATATCCCTTATGAAACAGAATATCCcttattaaatctttatttatgtaGGAAATAGCAGAAatttgaacaacaaaaaaacttaatttgtccTTCAAATCGAAGTGAATAAGTTATCAGATTCCTTTTTATACCagtctttaaattataaattttgagaaataaaacacatatttatttttaaaagtgtatattATTACAAAGATATATTTCTGTTTAACGTAATTCGATTACtttgaatattataattctaaatttttactcaattactaattttttctaatcaatttgtttaataaaaaatatgaataaatgttttaatggtTGCTTTCAGGTACAGAAGTTGCATCTTCCGTTaattacacaattatttttgttgctgtTGCTGTTTTTACAATTCTCTACTTGATTTTTTGGtactattgtttaaaatgttgctGCTATTCCATCAGACAGTGCATTGATAATAAAACCATCACTCGAGGAGACGTCCATGAATCTCCACCGCAACCATCTACCACATCTGGAATAAACATACGGAATCACCGCGTTACCTCAGATGAATCCCCGCTCATAGTGTCACATCATGAAGTTGCACCACACTCTCAACGGCTTCCACCGTACGATCCACCACGATACGATCAGATCTTTGTAACATCATATCAACGTCATTATCAAGAATGGGATCAACAGTTGCAACAAAACTCAGACATAGGGGTGTCTAATGCTTCTGTTTACAATAGAATTTCACCACCACCACCTTACGAAGAATGCTTAAGAACCTAAACAGAACATGTCTATGAATGTACATTAAGAGCATGTCTATGCACGTACAGGGTGGGGTAAATAAAAGTGGCCCTGGAGAACAGTGTTCCACGCAACAAAGAAGAGCAGCAaaggaaagtaaatatttcactaACATGCCAAAGAGCAGATGTTGTAAGCGACCTCCATTCATTTCTTGGCATTATTTGGACCCTGGTCAACAAGTTGTGGAAGGCAAATCGAAGCTTAGCATCTGGAATAGCTGCAATCTCTCGTCAGAAACGTTTTTCCTGCCTTACTTGTAGACTAAGAAAGTTGTTGCAGTACCCCTTATTTGTAATACTCGAGGTTTCCTCACAAAACGAAATTGTTTACTGACAAAACAGTGGTGTGATTACTTGCATGTATTCAAGATAAGTCGTATTCTCGCATCCGGCCACTTTTATTTGCCCCATCCTGTATATTCAAACTACGGTACAACTTAGAGGATTGTTTAAATGTATTCTTAGTATTCTTATCTTGATATTTGTATTGCCCGACCTGTATATTCAAACTACGGTAAAACTTAGAAGATTGTTCAAATGTGTTCTCATCTTGATATTTGTATTGCCCCATCCTGTATATTCAAACTACGGTACAATTTAGAAGATTGTTTAAATGCATTCTTATCTCGATATTTCTATTGCCCATCCTGTATATTCAAACTATGGTACAACTTAGaagattgtttaaatatattcttatctCGATATTTGTATACTGGATTTACAATGACATCACTTcagagataataaaaaaaaatttagatgtacTGTAtgcaatttaacaaaatttcaattaagtgACTTTGGAGATTAATGGTAATATTTTTAGGCATTAAATTTCTCTCTTAATAATCCTAAAGGTTAATCTtgtaagttaattaatttctgCAGGCACAAAATGTACTGAGAATTAGTTTAATATTCGACGAATAGCTAAATGTTCTGTCTTTATCTTGTTAATTACAAAACGTACTGATAATCAATTTAGTACCCAACGATTAGTTAGGTGATCTGTATTTTATCTCATTAACTAAACAGTTGTATATTGCAGAGGCATGATCACCACTTTAGTCTGTTAAATATAAGCGTATTTGACttaatatgacttttttttatttataaatattgaagtatATAAGTAGATTTATACTTAAGTCACACTTAAAAGTCACCGcataacaatatattgattACGTATTTATTAGTTTACACAGGAAGAAAATTTGAACATGTATTAAATTCTACTttgtaataaactatttttaaaagaaaaaagtaattttgtttgtaattttcgCACAactgaaatcaaatt
The nucleotide sequence above comes from Parasteatoda tepidariorum isolate YZ-2023 chromosome 6, CAS_Ptep_4.0, whole genome shotgun sequence. Encoded proteins:
- the LOC107444542 gene encoding uncharacterized protein isoform X1, yielding MVRDNSSEPFTTLNLTKFSAEPKSLMGSTEVASSVNYTIIFVAVAVFTILYLIFWYYCLKCCCYSIRQCIDNKTITRGDVHESPPQPSTTSGINIRNHRVTSDESPLIVSHHEVAPHSQRLPPYDPPRYDQIFVTSYQRHYQEWDQQLQQNSDIGVSNASVYNRISPPPPYEECLRT
- the LOC107444542 gene encoding uncharacterized protein isoform X2; translation: MQDNSSEPFTTLNLTKFSAEPKSLMGSTEVASSVNYTIIFVAVAVFTILYLIFWYYCLKCCCYSIRQCIDNKTITRGDVHESPPQPSTTSGINIRNHRVTSDESPLIVSHHEVAPHSQRLPPYDPPRYDQIFVTSYQRHYQEWDQQLQQNSDIGVSNASVYNRISPPPPYEECLRT